One region of Enterobacter ludwigii genomic DNA includes:
- the hemA gene encoding glutamyl-tRNA reductase: protein MTLLALGINHKTAPVSLRERVTFSPDTLDLALDSLLAQPMVQGGVVLSTCNRTELYLSVEEQDNLHEALIRWLCDYHNLNEDELRNSLYWHQDNDAVSHLMRVASGLDSLVLGEPQILGQVKKAFADSQKGHLKASELERMFQKSFSVAKRVRTETDIGASAVSVAFAACTLARQIFESLSTVTVMLVGAGETIELVARHLREHKVKKMIIANRTRERAQVLADEVGAEVVALSDIDERLKEADIIISSTASPLPIIGKGMVERALKSRRNQPMLLVDIAVPRDVEPEVGKLANAYLYSVDDLQSIISHNLAQRKAAAVQAETIVEQETSEFMAWLRAQSVSETIREYRGQAEQVRDDLTAKALAALEQGGDAHAIMQDLAWKLTNRLIHAPTKSLQQAARDGDDERLTILRNSLGLE from the coding sequence ATGACCTTATTAGCACTCGGCATTAACCACAAAACAGCCCCGGTTTCGCTGCGAGAACGCGTAACGTTTTCGCCAGACACGCTTGACCTGGCGCTGGACAGCTTGCTTGCACAACCTATGGTGCAGGGTGGCGTGGTGCTCTCGACGTGCAACCGTACCGAGCTTTATTTGAGTGTGGAAGAGCAGGATAACCTGCACGAGGCGCTGATCCGCTGGCTATGCGACTACCACAATCTCAACGAAGACGAACTGCGCAATAGCCTGTACTGGCATCAGGACAATGATGCCGTCAGCCATCTGATGCGCGTGGCCAGCGGGCTGGATTCGCTGGTTCTCGGCGAGCCGCAAATTCTGGGGCAGGTGAAAAAAGCGTTTGCGGATTCGCAAAAAGGGCATCTGAAGGCCAGTGAGCTGGAACGTATGTTCCAGAAGTCATTCTCCGTGGCTAAGCGTGTGCGAACCGAAACCGACATTGGTGCCAGTGCGGTTTCTGTTGCTTTCGCGGCCTGCACCCTTGCACGCCAAATCTTTGAATCCCTGTCGACCGTTACCGTGATGCTGGTGGGTGCGGGCGAAACCATCGAACTTGTCGCGCGCCATCTGCGCGAACATAAAGTGAAAAAGATGATTATCGCCAACCGTACCCGCGAACGTGCTCAGGTGCTGGCGGACGAAGTGGGCGCAGAGGTGGTGGCGTTAAGCGACATTGATGAACGCCTGAAAGAGGCGGACATTATTATCAGCTCTACCGCCAGCCCACTGCCGATCATCGGTAAAGGGATGGTGGAGCGTGCGCTGAAATCCCGTCGTAATCAGCCGATGCTGCTGGTGGATATCGCCGTCCCGCGCGATGTTGAGCCAGAAGTCGGTAAACTGGCTAACGCCTATCTTTACAGCGTGGATGACCTGCAAAGTATCATTTCGCACAACCTTGCCCAGCGTAAAGCGGCGGCAGTGCAGGCGGAAACCATTGTTGAGCAGGAAACCAGTGAGTTTATGGCCTGGCTGCGCGCGCAAAGCGTCAGCGAGACCATCCGCGAGTATCGCGGGCAGGCGGAGCAGGTGCGTGATGACCTGACAGCCAAAGCGTTAGCGGCCCTGGAACAGGGCGGCGACGCACACGCTATTATGCAGGATCTGGCATGGAAACTGACCAACCGCCTGATCCATGCCCCAACCAAATCTCTTCAGCAGGCTGCCCGTGACGGGGATGATGAACGCCTGACTATTCTGCGCAACAGCCTCGGGCTGGAATAG